A single genomic interval of Nocardioides nitrophenolicus harbors:
- a CDS encoding PDGLE domain-containing protein has translation MKSRRFLVIGLFVALLVAGVGSYYASSHPDGLEYVAHQTGFIDSAKDPVDTGSPFADYSTKGVDDARLSGGIAGVAGVLLTLGLGGGLFWVLRRRGPATESQD, from the coding sequence GTGAAGAGCCGTCGCTTCCTCGTGATCGGGCTGTTCGTCGCCCTGCTCGTCGCCGGTGTCGGCAGCTACTACGCCAGCAGCCACCCCGACGGCCTGGAGTACGTCGCCCACCAGACTGGCTTCATCGACTCGGCCAAGGACCCGGTCGACACCGGGAGCCCGTTCGCGGACTACAGCACCAAGGGCGTCGACGACGCACGGCTGAGCGGGGGGATCGCGGGCGTGGCCGGCGTCCTGCTCACCCTGGGCCTCGGCGGCGGGCTGTTCTGGGTGCTGCGCCGGCGCGGTCCGGCCACCGAGTCGCAGGACTGA
- a CDS encoding energy-coupling factor ABC transporter permease, with protein sequence MHVPDGFLDAPTSVVTGVVAAAGVGVALRKARAELDDRTAPMAGLVAAFVFAGQMINFPVGAGTSGHLLGGALAAVLVGPWTGALCISVVLLVQGLFMADGGLTALGTNITLMGLVGVFVGYAGFRLALAVLPRKLGSVPAAAAFGALVSVPAAATVFALLFAVGGTADIATGKVFAAMVGWHTVIGIGEAVITGLVVSAVVASRPDLVHGARGLAGRRPLLGSEEVVA encoded by the coding sequence ATGCACGTCCCCGACGGCTTCCTCGACGCCCCGACCTCGGTCGTGACGGGCGTCGTCGCCGCGGCCGGCGTCGGGGTCGCGCTGCGCAAGGCGCGCGCCGAGCTCGACGACCGCACGGCGCCGATGGCCGGCCTGGTCGCCGCCTTCGTGTTCGCGGGCCAGATGATCAACTTCCCGGTCGGCGCCGGAACCAGCGGTCACCTCCTCGGCGGTGCGCTCGCCGCGGTCCTGGTCGGCCCGTGGACGGGCGCGCTGTGCATCAGCGTGGTCCTGCTGGTCCAGGGCCTGTTCATGGCCGACGGCGGGTTGACCGCGCTCGGCACGAACATCACCCTGATGGGCCTGGTCGGCGTCTTCGTCGGGTACGCCGGGTTCCGGCTCGCCCTCGCGGTGCTGCCGCGCAAGCTCGGCTCGGTGCCGGCCGCCGCCGCGTTCGGCGCCCTGGTGTCGGTGCCGGCCGCAGCCACGGTGTTCGCCCTCCTGTTCGCGGTCGGCGGCACCGCCGACATCGCCACCGGCAAGGTGTTCGCCGCCATGGTCGGCTGGCACACCGTGATCGGCATCGGCGAGGCGGTGATCACCGGCCTGGTCGTCAGCGCGGTCGTCGCCTCGCGGCCCGACCTGGTCCACGGCGCCCGCGGGCTCGCCGGGAGACGGCCCCTGCTCGGCAGCGAGGAGGTCGTCGCGTGA
- the bcp gene encoding thioredoxin-dependent thiol peroxidase, translated as MSDQARLAAGDRAPDFSLASDEGGEVNLYDLLKQGRKVIVYFYPAAMTPGCTKQACDFTDSLDALQGAGYTVVGISKDATTKLAKFRERDGLTITLLSDPELAVHRAYGAYGEKKLYGKLVEGVIRSTFVIDTDGAVELAQYNVKATGHVAKLRRDLGLPVPPA; from the coding sequence ATGAGCGACCAGGCCAGGCTGGCGGCGGGCGACCGCGCCCCGGACTTCTCCCTCGCCTCCGACGAGGGCGGCGAGGTCAACCTCTACGACCTGCTGAAGCAGGGCCGCAAGGTGATCGTCTACTTCTACCCCGCCGCGATGACTCCCGGCTGCACCAAGCAGGCGTGCGACTTCACCGACTCGCTCGACGCGCTCCAGGGCGCCGGGTACACCGTGGTCGGCATCTCCAAGGACGCCACCACCAAGCTGGCGAAGTTCCGCGAGCGCGACGGCCTCACCATCACCCTGCTCTCCGACCCCGAGCTGGCGGTGCACCGCGCCTATGGCGCCTACGGCGAGAAGAAGCTCTACGGCAAGCTCGTCGAGGGTGTCATCCGCTCCACCTTCGTCATCGACACCGACGGCGCTGTCGAGCTCGCGCAGTACAACGTCAAGGCGACCGGTCACGTGGCCAAGCTCCGGCGGGATCTCGGACTCCCGGTTCCGCCTGCCTGA